In Spirochaetota bacterium, a single genomic region encodes these proteins:
- a CDS encoding pyruvate formate lyase family protein encodes MTQDEQRLNIAPDKKSIDQLEKSREWWWVAEKKRSKKLDYLRKAVWKKGKKGGMYEPGVKIDLERPLLFTESWKENENDPIMMKRAKALEHVLNNITIHITDHAQIVGYLGSLPNTLMWYVDIASFLNEEIYNDPMVIPEPQEGSLKTMAELNNYWGPRDNLGKVFRELSSEEAVKAMSTVLMWGLPIGGSFGYSGKDYEYMMTGKRGFEDIIDEIQERIDEAEEKIDGNPGPDILPLYDRLSNWEAMQVILEACIKYANRYSRLARIIAENFESDPKRKEELLRIAETCERVPSKPPRSFQESLQYDHFIQVWSRFEDGEGAWPCRPDYYHWPCYNRDVNIEKNISRDEAIDLIGEFMIRSAELAGYMPSVGAEALQGIQATWVWTLGGVNKDGTDACNDLTIAFMQAARLVRVANPTFGFRWHPQVSDEVWREVFECIRHGLGYPSIRNDPVLIANGMHWFGHPLEEMRTWVHQACMSPCPATKHGAQPARMASTTLNTSKMVEYALHNGFDQCIKLQMGPKTGDARTFTDFEDLFQAWIKQMEWLMNFGTRIVNRGRMKSPEFYGRPFLSAISEASVETGLDRLEPSLERGNAWVTFFTWVENADSLAAVKKLVFDEKKYSMKNLIDALESNWEGREKMRLDFVKNAPKWGNDDDYVDEIMIRCLKEVARHSHEIKCTSGNNWPALPENVSGNIHFAPMVHSLPNGRKLGDALYDGGISPGPGLDKKGPTAVLKSCGKIDHISDGRAFLLNQRLSPTQLSGEKGYQLWKSYMKTWADLGIDHVQFNMVDDATLRAAQKDPEQYQEVIVRVAGYSAHFVDISRKTQDNIIQRTIQGLG; translated from the coding sequence ATGACACAAGATGAACAAAGATTAAATATTGCGCCAGATAAAAAAAGTATAGATCAATTGGAGAAAAGCAGAGAATGGTGGTGGGTAGCTGAAAAGAAAAGGTCTAAAAAACTGGACTACTTGAGAAAGGCAGTGTGGAAGAAGGGCAAAAAAGGAGGGATGTATGAACCAGGCGTAAAGATTGATCTTGAAAGGCCCCTCCTCTTTACAGAAAGTTGGAAGGAAAATGAAAATGATCCAATTATGATGAAACGAGCAAAGGCCCTAGAGCATGTGCTTAACAACATTACTATACATATAACGGATCATGCTCAGATTGTGGGCTATCTTGGGAGTCTTCCCAATACTCTCATGTGGTATGTGGATATTGCAAGCTTTCTCAATGAAGAAATATACAATGACCCAATGGTAATCCCAGAGCCCCAGGAGGGATCCCTCAAGACTATGGCTGAACTCAACAACTACTGGGGGCCAAGAGATAATCTCGGGAAGGTCTTCAGAGAACTCTCCAGTGAGGAGGCGGTTAAGGCCATGAGCACTGTTCTTATGTGGGGTCTCCCTATTGGAGGGAGCTTTGGATATTCAGGCAAAGACTATGAGTATATGATGACGGGCAAGAGGGGATTTGAGGACATTATTGATGAGATACAGGAGAGGATAGACGAAGCAGAGGAGAAGATTGACGGCAATCCTGGTCCGGATATTTTGCCACTATATGACAGGTTATCCAATTGGGAGGCTATGCAGGTTATCTTAGAGGCATGTATTAAATATGCTAATAGGTATTCGAGGCTGGCAAGAATAATAGCGGAAAACTTTGAATCAGATCCCAAAAGGAAAGAGGAACTACTTCGCATTGCTGAGACATGTGAAAGGGTACCGTCCAAACCTCCAAGGAGTTTTCAGGAATCGTTGCAGTATGATCATTTTATTCAAGTGTGGAGCAGGTTTGAAGATGGAGAAGGAGCCTGGCCATGCAGACCTGACTATTATCACTGGCCCTGCTATAACAGGGATGTTAACATTGAAAAAAATATTTCCAGGGATGAAGCGATCGATCTTATAGGCGAATTTATGATTCGTTCAGCTGAATTGGCGGGTTACATGCCATCAGTAGGAGCCGAAGCGCTACAAGGAATACAGGCCACTTGGGTATGGACTCTTGGTGGAGTGAATAAGGACGGCACTGACGCATGCAATGATCTCACCATTGCCTTTATGCAAGCAGCAAGATTGGTGCGCGTGGCAAATCCTACCTTTGGATTCAGATGGCATCCCCAGGTGTCCGATGAGGTATGGAGAGAGGTATTTGAGTGCATACGACATGGTTTGGGTTATCCAAGCATACGAAATGATCCAGTACTAATAGCAAACGGAATGCATTGGTTTGGTCATCCTCTGGAGGAGATGAGGACATGGGTACACCAGGCCTGCATGTCTCCCTGTCCTGCTACGAAGCATGGCGCACAACCTGCCCGCATGGCTTCCACAACACTTAACACATCAAAAATGGTTGAATATGCTCTTCACAATGGATTTGATCAGTGCATTAAACTGCAGATGGGGCCCAAGACGGGTGACGCAAGGACCTTTACAGACTTTGAAGATCTTTTCCAGGCATGGATAAAACAGATGGAGTGGTTGATGAATTTTGGCACAAGGATAGTAAACCGCGGTAGGATGAAGAGTCCTGAGTTTTACGGACGTCCCTTTCTCTCTGCTATTTCTGAAGCCTCGGTTGAGACGGGTCTTGACAGGCTTGAGCCATCGTTAGAGAGGGGCAATGCATGGGTTACCTTCTTTACATGGGTGGAGAATGCAGATAGCTTGGCGGCGGTAAAAAAACTCGTATTTGATGAAAAAAAGTACTCGATGAAAAATCTAATAGACGCTTTGGAGAGCAATTGGGAAGGAAGAGAGAAGATGCGTTTGGATTTCGTGAAGAACGCTCCAAAGTGGGGAAATGATGACGATTATGTTGACGAAATCATGATAAGATGCCTGAAAGAGGTGGCAAGGCATTCACATGAGATAAAGTGTACATCCGGCAACAACTGGCCGGCATTGCCTGAAAATGTCAGCGGAAATATTCACTTTGCACCTATGGTTCATTCACTACCCAATGGCAGAAAACTGGGTGATGCGCTATACGATGGCGGTATTTCACCAGGCCCAGGTCTTGATAAAAAAGGACCTACAGCAGTGCTGAAGTCATGCGGAAAGATAGATCACATAAGCGATGGAAGGGCATTTCTGTTGAATCAGCGGCTTTCGCCAACTCAGCTTTCTGGCGAGAAGGGTTATCAGTTGTGGAAATCATACATGAAGACATGGGCTGATCTTGGAATAGATCATGTACAGTTTAATATGGTTGATGATGCTACGCTAAGGGCAGCGCAGAAGGATCCTGAGCAGTATCAGGAGGTGATCGTACGTGTGGCTGGTTACAGCGCGCATTTTGTAGACATCAGCCGCAAAACACAGGATAACATTATACAGAGAACAATTCAAGGACTCGGTTAA
- a CDS encoding pyruvate formate lyase family protein, producing the protein MSDKAGNTSVTQKKSIEELEQDKEWWWVAERKRSKRLDYLRKAAWKKGRKGGMYEPGVKIDLERPQLFTEAWRENENEPLSMRRANSLAHILDNITIFITDSSQIMGYLGSLPNTLMWNCELASFVNEEIYNDPVVIPEPEDESLKIMAEINNYWGSRDSLGKVFRELSSEEAVKMMSSVIMWGVPIGGSFGYAGKDYEYLMTGERGFEDIIDEIQERIDEAEEKIDGNPRPDILPLYDRLSNWEAMQIALEACIRYAKRYSRLARIIAENFESDPKRKEELLKIAECCERVPGKPPNTFQESLQYDHFIQVWSRFEDGEGAWPARPDYYHWRCYDRDVNIEKNITNDEAIDFIGEFLIRSYELAGYMPRFGAEALQGIQATWVWTLGGVNQDGTDACNDLTIAFLQAARLVRVANPTFGFRWHPKVQDEVWREVFECIRHGLGYPSIRNDPVLIANGMHWFGHPLEEMRTWVHQACMSPCPTTKHGSQPCRMASTTLNCSKMVEYALHNGFDNCIKMQMGPKTGDARNFTDFEELFQAWVKQMEWMTNFGTRIINRARYQSPKAFTRPFLSAISEVSIESGLDRLEPSLERGNAWITFFTWVENADSLAAVKKMVFDEKKYTMDELVEALENNWEGKEEMRLDFVRNAPKWGNDDDYVDEIMVRCLKEVARHSHEIKCPSGNNWPALPENVSGNIHFAPMVHALPNGRKLGDALYDGGISPGPGLDKKGPTAVLKSCGKIDHISDGRAFLLNQRLSPTQLAGEKGYQLWKSYMKTWADLGLDHVQFNMVDDATLRAAQKDPEQYQEVIVRVAGYSAHFVDISRKTQDNIIQRTIQGLG; encoded by the coding sequence ATGTCAGATAAAGCAGGGAATACTAGTGTAACACAAAAAAAGAGTATTGAAGAGTTGGAGCAGGATAAAGAATGGTGGTGGGTAGCTGAAAGAAAGAGATCCAAAAGACTGGACTACCTAAGAAAAGCGGCTTGGAAGAAGGGAAGAAAGGGCGGGATGTATGAACCTGGCGTGAAGATTGATCTTGAAAGGCCGCAATTGTTTACAGAGGCTTGGAGAGAAAACGAGAATGAACCTCTTTCTATGAGAAGGGCTAATTCATTAGCACATATCCTAGATAACATCACCATATTTATTACTGACAGCTCACAAATTATGGGTTATCTGGGAAGTCTTCCGAACACCCTTATGTGGAATTGCGAGCTGGCAAGCTTTGTAAACGAAGAGATTTATAATGATCCGGTTGTAATTCCTGAGCCTGAAGATGAATCGCTTAAGATTATGGCTGAAATAAATAATTATTGGGGTTCAAGGGACAGTCTGGGCAAGGTGTTTAGAGAGTTATCCAGCGAAGAAGCTGTGAAGATGATGTCTAGCGTAATAATGTGGGGGGTACCTATCGGAGGTAGCTTCGGGTATGCTGGCAAGGATTATGAGTATCTCATGACTGGCGAGAGGGGATTTGAAGACATAATCGATGAGATACAGGAAAGAATAGATGAGGCAGAGGAGAAGATAGACGGCAATCCAAGGCCGGATATTCTACCACTCTATGACAGGCTATCCAATTGGGAGGCAATGCAGATTGCGCTTGAGGCATGCATAAGATATGCAAAGAGATATTCCAGACTTGCCCGAATAATAGCCGAGAACTTCGAATCTGATCCAAAGCGAAAAGAAGAACTGCTCAAGATTGCTGAGTGCTGTGAGAGGGTGCCAGGCAAACCCCCAAATACCTTTCAGGAATCGTTGCAGTATGATCACTTTATTCAAGTATGGAGCAGGTTTGAGGATGGGGAAGGAGCTTGGCCGGCCCGTCCGGATTACTACCATTGGCGATGCTATGATAGAGATGTTAACATAGAGAAAAATATTACAAATGACGAAGCGATCGATTTTATAGGAGAATTTTTAATTCGCAGTTATGAATTGGCGGGTTATATGCCTAGATTTGGGGCTGAGGCGCTTCAGGGCATACAGGCTACCTGGGTATGGACCCTTGGTGGAGTAAATCAGGACGGCACTGACGCATGCAATGACCTCACCATTGCCTTTTTACAGGCTGCAAGGCTTGTGCGTGTGGCAAATCCTACCTTTGGATTCAGATGGCACCCCAAGGTACAGGATGAGGTGTGGAGAGAGGTATTCGAGTGCATCAGACACGGATTGGGTTATCCCAGCATACGGAATGATCCGGTTTTGATTGCTAATGGTATGCACTGGTTCGGTCATCCCTTGGAGGAAATGAGGACATGGGTTCACCAGGCCTGCATGTCGCCTTGCCCCACAACAAAGCACGGCTCTCAGCCATGCCGAATGGCCTCAACAACACTTAATTGTTCCAAGATGGTTGAATATGCCCTGCATAATGGATTCGATAATTGCATCAAGATGCAGATGGGACCCAAGACTGGAGACGCGAGAAACTTTACAGACTTTGAAGAGCTTTTCCAGGCATGGGTAAAACAGATGGAGTGGATGACGAACTTCGGGACACGGATTATTAACCGTGCTCGCTATCAAAGTCCAAAGGCTTTCACACGACCCTTTCTTTCGGCCATCTCTGAAGTTTCCATTGAGAGTGGTCTCGACAGGCTTGAGCCATCACTTGAGAGAGGGAATGCATGGATCACATTCTTTACATGGGTTGAGAATGCTGATAGTCTCGCTGCAGTAAAAAAAATGGTATTTGATGAGAAGAAATATACTATGGATGAGTTGGTTGAAGCTCTAGAAAACAATTGGGAAGGCAAAGAGGAAATGAGATTGGACTTTGTAAGGAATGCGCCTAAGTGGGGCAATGACGATGATTATGTTGATGAAATAATGGTTCGCTGTTTAAAGGAGGTGGCGAGACATTCACATGAGATAAAGTGTCCATCCGGCAACAACTGGCCGGCATTGCCAGAGAATGTGAGTGGGAATATTCACTTTGCTCCTATGGTTCATGCCCTGCCAAATGGAAGGAAGCTGGGGGATGCGCTATACGACGGGGGCATATCACCAGGTCCCGGACTGGATAAGAAGGGGCCTACAGCGGTATTGAAGTCATGCGGAAAGATAGATCATATAAGCGACGGAAGGGCATTCCTCTTGAATCAGCGTTTATCACCAACCCAATTGGCTGGAGAGAAGGGTTATCAGTTATGGAAATCCTACATGAAGACCTGGGCTGACCTGGGATTAGATCACGTTCAATTTAATATGGTTGATGATGCTACGCTAAGGGCAGCACAGAAGGATCCTGAGCAATATCAGGAGGTGATCGTTCGTGTGGCCGGTTACAGCGCGCATTTTGTGGACATCAGCCGCAAGACGCAGGATAATATCATACAGAGGACAATTCAGGGATTAGGATAA
- the rfbB gene encoding dTDP-glucose 4,6-dehydratase, with protein MRKLKNIIVTGGSGFIGSNFIHHIFERGNFDGRIINVDNLTYAGNPENLKDIDEIYGGEKYFFEKADICNFDKINDICKRYDIDTIVHFAAESHVDRSIYGPKDFIETNIVGTFTLLEIVRSLWEGRDDVLFHHVSTDEVYGSLGERGYFYEDTPYDPHSPYSASKASSDHMVKAYSHTYGLPVTISNCTNNYGPYQFPEKLIPLMILNIMEGKPLPIYGDGKNIRDWLYVDDHNSAVWMIMNKGIIGETYNIGGENEWENIRLVNVISEKMAAYLGKHRDEYKNLIEFVKDRPGHDRRYAINCDKIKGELQWCQGVDFDEGLNKTIEWYLKNEDWVNNIRSGNYKKWIEKNYEKR; from the coding sequence ATGAGAAAATTGAAGAACATCATAGTAACCGGAGGATCTGGTTTTATAGGATCAAATTTTATTCACCATATCTTTGAAAGAGGAAATTTTGATGGGAGAATAATAAATGTTGATAATCTTACCTATGCAGGCAATCCGGAGAATCTTAAGGATATTGATGAAATTTATGGTGGAGAGAAATATTTTTTTGAGAAGGCAGATATATGCAATTTTGATAAAATTAATGATATTTGTAAGAGGTATGATATTGATACAATTGTACACTTCGCTGCTGAATCGCATGTGGATAGATCAATATACGGACCTAAGGATTTTATTGAGACCAATATAGTCGGCACATTCACCCTGCTTGAGATTGTCAGATCATTATGGGAGGGAAGGGACGATGTATTGTTTCATCACGTTAGCACTGATGAGGTATATGGCTCCCTTGGGGAGAGGGGGTATTTTTATGAGGATACACCCTATGATCCACACAGCCCCTACTCAGCGTCAAAGGCTTCCTCAGACCATATGGTAAAGGCTTATTCCCATACCTATGGGTTGCCTGTAACCATATCCAACTGCACAAACAATTATGGTCCTTATCAGTTTCCTGAAAAGCTTATTCCGCTTATGATATTGAATATCATGGAAGGAAAGCCATTGCCCATATATGGTGACGGAAAGAATATAAGGGATTGGCTCTATGTAGATGACCACAACAGCGCAGTATGGATGATAATGAACAAAGGAATAATTGGAGAGACATATAATATTGGCGGTGAGAATGAATGGGAAAATATTAGGCTTGTTAATGTGATAAGTGAGAAAATGGCGGCATATTTAGGCAAACATAGGGATGAATATAAGAATCTCATTGAATTTGTAAAGGATAGACCAGGACATGATAGAAGATATGCAATAAATTGTGATAAGATAAAGGGTGAATTGCAATGGTGTCAGGGTGTAGACTTTGATGAGGGGCTTAATAAGACTATTGAATGGTATCTTAAGAATGAGGATTGGGTGAATAATATAAGAAGCGGTAATTATAAAAAATGGATTGAGAAGAATTATGAGAAGCGATAG